The following are from one region of the Variovorax sp. V213 genome:
- a CDS encoding TetR/AcrR family transcriptional regulator, with product MASRSSSTRSSGARLPSPRQAAARIPRASRTDGSTTRLHILETAGQLFAERGFAESTSKEICTRAGTNMAAVNYHFGSRDGLYEAVLIEAHRQLVSIDELVSLASAAADPRLKLRAFLTHLIEMGSQPKAPWGFRVVLREALSPSPAMPVLIRRAVLPKAKLIRGLIGGIMGLPDDHPSVQRALLFTVLPCIVMTVAPRDLGRKVLPALKDAEGLADDLMRYVFAGLDALAAEARASAPATAGKRR from the coding sequence ATGGCTTCCCGCTCTTCCAGCACCCGTTCTTCCGGTGCCCGTCTTCCTTCCCCGCGCCAGGCTGCGGCGCGCATCCCGCGCGCCTCTCGCACCGACGGCAGCACCACGCGCCTGCACATCCTCGAAACCGCGGGCCAGCTGTTTGCCGAACGCGGCTTCGCCGAGAGCACCAGCAAGGAAATCTGCACGCGCGCCGGCACCAACATGGCCGCGGTCAACTACCACTTCGGCAGCAGGGACGGGCTCTACGAGGCGGTGCTGATCGAGGCGCACCGCCAGCTCGTGAGCATCGACGAGCTGGTCAGCCTGGCCAGCGCGGCGGCCGATCCGCGGCTCAAGCTGCGGGCCTTTCTCACGCACCTGATCGAGATGGGCAGCCAGCCCAAGGCACCCTGGGGATTTCGCGTGGTGCTGCGCGAGGCGCTGTCGCCGTCGCCGGCCATGCCGGTGCTGATCCGGCGGGCGGTGCTGCCCAAGGCCAAGCTGATCCGCGGCCTGATCGGCGGCATCATGGGCCTGCCCGACGATCATCCCTCGGTGCAGCGCGCGCTGCTGTTCACGGTGCTGCCCTGCATCGTGATGACGGTGGCGCCCAGGGACCTGGGCCGCAAGGTGCTGCCGGCCCTGAAGGATGCCGAAGGCCTGGCGGACGACCTGATGCGCTACGTCTTCGCAGGGCTCGATGCCCTTGCGGCGGAGGCCAGGGCCTCGGCGCCCGCTACAGCTGGAAAGCGACGGTGA
- a CDS encoding HlyD family efflux transporter periplasmic adaptor subunit, whose protein sequence is MNKKPLIAAAVVVLAAAAGGWWYLHRSAAPSDQLVLYGNVDVRQVSLAFNANERVAELAVREGDHVRAGQLLGRLDTRSLVLRVAQSQARIGVQEQALLRLKTGSRPEELAQAGAQVAAAQADADLAQQQLARLQAIGQTTAGRAVSQQDLDSAQARRKVALAQLDNVRRAQQLAVAGPRKEDIAQAQAQLESARADLALMNHQLQEAELKSPIDAVVRARLLEPGDMASPQRPAFTLAITDPKWVRAYVAEPDLGRVRPGQEASVITDSQPGQPIAGKVGYISSVAEFTPKTVQTEELRSSLVYEIRVMVEDKEDRLRLGMPATVRLQLASPTASGKH, encoded by the coding sequence ATGAACAAGAAACCCCTCATCGCCGCTGCCGTCGTGGTGCTGGCCGCTGCGGCGGGTGGCTGGTGGTACCTCCATCGTTCGGCCGCGCCGTCCGACCAGCTCGTGCTGTACGGCAACGTCGACGTGCGCCAGGTCTCGCTGGCCTTCAACGCCAATGAGCGCGTGGCCGAACTCGCGGTGCGCGAAGGCGACCACGTGCGCGCAGGGCAGTTGCTGGGCAGGCTCGACACCCGCTCGCTCGTGCTGCGCGTGGCGCAGTCTCAGGCGCGCATCGGGGTGCAGGAGCAGGCGCTGCTGCGCCTGAAGACCGGCAGCCGCCCCGAAGAACTGGCGCAGGCCGGCGCCCAGGTGGCCGCGGCGCAGGCCGATGCCGACCTTGCGCAGCAGCAGCTCGCGCGCCTGCAGGCGATCGGCCAGACCACCGCCGGTCGCGCGGTGAGCCAGCAGGACCTCGACAGCGCCCAGGCCCGCCGCAAGGTGGCGCTGGCGCAACTGGACAACGTGCGCAGGGCGCAGCAGCTCGCCGTTGCCGGTCCGCGCAAGGAAGACATCGCGCAGGCGCAGGCCCAGCTCGAATCCGCGCGCGCCGATCTCGCGCTCATGAACCACCAGCTCCAGGAGGCCGAGCTCAAGTCGCCCATCGACGCCGTGGTGCGCGCGCGCCTGCTCGAGCCCGGCGACATGGCCTCGCCGCAGCGCCCAGCCTTCACGCTGGCGATCACCGATCCCAAGTGGGTGCGCGCTTACGTGGCCGAACCCGACCTCGGCCGCGTGCGGCCGGGCCAGGAAGCCAGCGTGATCACCGACAGCCAGCCCGGCCAGCCGATCGCCGGCAAGGTGGGCTACATCTCGTCGGTGGCCGAGTTCACGCCCAAGACGGTGCAGACCGAGGAACTGCGCAGCAGCCTGGTCTACGAAATTCGCGTGATGGTCGAAGACAAGGAAGACCGGCTGCGGCTCGGCATGCCGGCGACCGTGCGGCTGCAGCTCGCCTCCCCCACCGCCAGCGGCAAACACTGA
- a CDS encoding ATP-binding cassette domain-containing protein → MRDNGPAVAARSLHKRFMVKASKQTVRALDDVSLEVPAGTLTALVGPDGAGKTTLLRLMAGLMRADEGELRVLGIDVSADPQAVQDRISYMPQRFGLYDDLSVQENLDLYADLHGVTAGQRRERYGRLMEMTDLGRFTNRPAGKLSGGMKQKLGLACTLVRSPDLLLLDEPTVGVDPLSRRELWQIVQQLVDDEKLSVIVSTAYLDEAERCSYVFVLREGRLLAQGTPAEIRGHAQGMCFVAAPPEGEPPRLMQARLLDAKQDIVDAVPQGGDVHFIRRQGADDAALEKLLDGARAEPVPPRLEDGFMALLRTHQATAANIAPPAAEGLAPAEGEPGEVVIEVKDLVRRFGDFVAVASTSFSVRRGEIFGLLGPNGAGKTTTFRMLCGLLPASGGQLRVAGVDLRHARAQARQRIGYVSQKFALYGNLTVRENLSFFGGAYGLRGQMLQRRMDTVLRQFDLERELDAPSGQLPGGYRQRLAMATGLLHEPEILFLDEPTSGADPLARREFWRRITALAEGGTTVVITTHFMEEAEYCDRIVIQDAGKVLAIGTPREVRTQALDGESHEKRIDMEQAFIGIVEKARHEEREKKSEKVAA, encoded by the coding sequence ATGCGCGACAACGGGCCCGCCGTGGCAGCACGCTCCCTGCACAAGCGCTTCATGGTCAAGGCCTCGAAGCAGACGGTGCGCGCGCTCGACGACGTGTCGCTCGAAGTGCCGGCCGGCACGCTCACCGCACTGGTCGGGCCCGACGGCGCGGGCAAGACCACGCTGCTGAGGCTCATGGCCGGCCTGATGCGCGCCGACGAAGGCGAACTGCGCGTGCTCGGCATCGACGTGTCGGCCGACCCGCAGGCAGTGCAGGACCGCATCAGCTACATGCCCCAGCGCTTCGGCCTCTACGACGACCTGAGCGTGCAGGAAAATCTGGATCTCTACGCCGACCTGCACGGCGTGACTGCCGGCCAGCGCCGCGAGCGCTATGGGCGGTTGATGGAAATGACCGACCTCGGCCGTTTCACCAATCGACCCGCGGGTAAGCTCTCGGGCGGCATGAAGCAGAAGCTCGGCCTGGCCTGCACGCTGGTGCGCTCGCCCGACCTGCTGCTGCTCGACGAGCCCACCGTCGGCGTCGATCCGCTTTCGCGGCGCGAACTCTGGCAGATCGTGCAGCAGCTGGTCGATGACGAGAAGCTCTCGGTCATCGTGAGCACCGCGTACCTCGACGAGGCCGAGCGCTGCAGCTACGTGTTCGTTCTGCGCGAGGGCCGGCTGCTCGCGCAGGGCACGCCCGCCGAGATTCGCGGCCATGCGCAGGGCATGTGTTTCGTCGCCGCGCCGCCCGAGGGCGAGCCGCCGCGCCTGATGCAGGCCCGCCTGCTCGATGCGAAACAGGACATCGTCGATGCCGTGCCGCAAGGCGGTGATGTGCACTTCATCCGCCGCCAGGGCGCGGACGACGCAGCGCTCGAGAAGCTGCTGGACGGCGCGCGCGCCGAGCCCGTGCCGCCGCGGCTCGAAGACGGCTTCATGGCGCTGCTGCGTACCCACCAGGCCACTGCGGCGAACATCGCGCCGCCCGCGGCCGAGGGCCTTGCGCCGGCCGAGGGCGAACCCGGCGAAGTGGTCATCGAGGTGAAAGACCTGGTGCGCCGCTTCGGCGATTTCGTGGCCGTGGCGAGCACCAGCTTCTCGGTTCGGCGCGGCGAGATCTTCGGCCTGCTCGGACCCAACGGCGCGGGTAAGACCACCACGTTCCGCATGCTCTGTGGCCTGCTTCCCGCGAGCGGCGGGCAGCTGCGCGTGGCCGGTGTCGACCTGCGCCATGCGCGCGCGCAGGCCCGCCAGCGCATCGGCTACGTGTCGCAGAAGTTCGCGCTCTACGGCAACCTCACGGTGCGCGAGAACCTCTCGTTCTTCGGCGGCGCCTACGGCCTGCGCGGGCAAATGCTGCAGCGGCGCATGGACACGGTACTGCGGCAGTTCGACCTCGAGCGCGAACTCGATGCGCCCAGCGGCCAGCTGCCCGGCGGCTACCGCCAGCGCCTGGCCATGGCCACAGGCCTGCTGCACGAGCCCGAGATCCTGTTTCTCGACGAGCCCACCAGCGGCGCCGATCCGCTGGCCCGCCGCGAATTCTGGCGCCGCATCACGGCGCTGGCCGAAGGCGGCACCACCGTCGTCATCACGACCCACTTCATGGAAGAGGCCGAGTACTGCGACCGCATCGTGATCCAGGACGCCGGCAAGGTGCTGGCGATCGGCACGCCGCGTGAGGTGCGCACGCAGGCGCTCGACGGCGAGAGTCATGAAAAGCGCATCGACATGGAGCAGGCGTTCATCGGCATCGTCGAGAAGGCGCGGCACGAAGAGCGCGAAAAGAAAAGCGAGAAGGTGGCGGCATGA
- a CDS encoding ABC transporter permease has protein sequence MSGFRTRLISLTRKEFRQLLRDRSNLAIGILLPMVLILIFGYGMSLDVKNAPVGVVLEDPSPTAHEAIAGLQLSPTIAPVLLGSMHDAEALMRERKIDGIVRVPSDFSRTLAAGHARVQLIVHGADAGRATIIQAYVSGALAQAAVRQADRGGGGTGADAPPAGRVTVEQRMWFNAANTSTWYLVPGLIVLIMTLVGAFLTALVMAREWERGTLEALFVTPVRPVEILLAKIIPYFAVGMLGLTLCLLAARFLFAVPMYGSLVVVVLSSMLYLIVAVSLGLVISSVTRNQFLASQVALIATFMPSMMLSGFLFDLRNVPIAVRVIGHVLPATYFMDLIKTLFLAGDVWPLIWRNCAILLAYALGLLLLARAVTRKSLD, from the coding sequence ATGAGCGGCTTCCGGACCCGGCTGATCTCGCTCACGCGCAAGGAGTTTCGCCAGCTGCTGCGCGACCGCAGCAACCTGGCCATCGGCATCCTGCTGCCGATGGTGCTGATCCTGATCTTCGGCTACGGCATGTCGCTCGACGTGAAGAACGCACCGGTGGGCGTGGTGCTCGAAGACCCGTCGCCCACGGCGCACGAAGCCATTGCCGGCCTGCAGCTTTCACCGACCATCGCGCCCGTGCTGCTGGGCTCCATGCACGATGCCGAGGCCTTGATGCGCGAGCGCAAGATCGACGGCATCGTGCGCGTGCCCTCCGACTTCTCGCGCACGCTGGCCGCGGGCCACGCGCGCGTGCAGCTCATCGTGCATGGCGCCGACGCGGGGCGCGCGACCATCATCCAGGCCTACGTGAGCGGCGCCCTGGCGCAAGCGGCCGTGCGGCAGGCCGACCGCGGCGGCGGCGGCACCGGTGCGGACGCCCCCCCAGCGGGCCGTGTGACCGTGGAGCAGCGCATGTGGTTCAACGCCGCGAACACCAGCACCTGGTACCTGGTGCCGGGGCTCATCGTGCTGATCATGACCTTGGTCGGCGCGTTTCTCACCGCGCTGGTGATGGCCCGCGAATGGGAGCGCGGCACGCTCGAGGCGCTGTTCGTCACTCCGGTGCGGCCGGTGGAAATACTGCTGGCCAAGATCATCCCGTACTTCGCGGTCGGCATGCTCGGGCTCACGCTGTGCCTGCTGGCCGCACGCTTCCTGTTCGCGGTGCCGATGTACGGCTCGCTGGTCGTGGTGGTGCTCAGCTCCATGCTCTACCTGATCGTGGCGGTGAGCCTCGGCCTCGTGATCTCATCGGTCACGCGCAACCAGTTTCTCGCGAGCCAGGTGGCGCTCATCGCGACCTTCATGCCTTCGATGATGCTGTCGGGCTTCCTGTTCGACCTGCGCAACGTGCCCATTGCCGTGCGCGTGATCGGCCATGTGCTGCCGGCCACCTACTTCATGGACCTGATCAAGACGCTGTTTCTCGCGGGCGACGTCTGGCCGCTGATCTGGAGAAACTGCGCGATCCTGCTCGCTTATGCGCTGGGCCTGCTGCTTCTCGCCCGCGCCGTCACGCGCAAGAGCCTCGACTGA
- a CDS encoding ABC transporter permease, with amino-acid sequence MTDFLLRIANLCRKELLAIFKDPASRVILFVPAIMQSLVFGYAATYDLTNVPYALLDQSRTGASTELIAHLDSTGVFHRVATLRTQADIREVIDTEKALLVIQIAPNFEQQLSAGQPAAIQLILDARNSNTAGSAAGYVSAVVERYNAELRTRAGAPPTPLIIETRAWFNPNLQTRWNLLPGLIAALSMLQTLLLTALSVAREREQGTFDQLLVTPMSPLEIMIGKALPPILVGLAQSTLILLVALFWFGIPMAGSLATLYTGLVFFTVASVGIGLSISAVSANMQQAMLYTFVLLMPMMLLSGLTTPVRNMPHVLQVITMANPLRFAIDLVQRVYLEGVGLATVWHNLIPLSIIAIVTLPLAAWLFRHRLV; translated from the coding sequence ATGACCGATTTTCTGCTGCGCATCGCCAACCTCTGCAGGAAAGAGCTGCTCGCCATCTTCAAGGACCCGGCGAGCCGCGTGATTCTGTTCGTTCCCGCCATCATGCAAAGCCTGGTCTTCGGCTACGCCGCCACCTACGACCTCACGAATGTGCCCTATGCGCTGCTCGACCAGAGCCGCACGGGCGCATCGACCGAACTGATTGCGCATCTCGACAGCACCGGCGTCTTCCACCGCGTGGCCACGCTGCGGACGCAGGCGGACATCCGCGAGGTGATCGACACGGAGAAGGCGCTGCTGGTGATCCAGATCGCGCCCAACTTCGAGCAGCAGCTCAGCGCGGGCCAGCCCGCGGCCATCCAGTTGATTCTGGATGCGCGCAATTCCAACACGGCGGGGTCCGCAGCCGGCTACGTGAGCGCGGTGGTCGAGCGCTACAACGCCGAGCTGCGCACACGCGCCGGCGCGCCGCCCACACCGCTCATCATCGAAACGCGGGCCTGGTTCAACCCGAACCTCCAGACGCGCTGGAACCTGCTGCCGGGCCTGATCGCCGCGCTCAGCATGCTGCAGACGCTGCTGCTCACCGCCCTCTCGGTGGCAAGGGAGCGCGAGCAGGGCACCTTCGACCAGCTGCTGGTCACGCCGATGTCGCCGCTCGAAATCATGATCGGCAAGGCGCTGCCGCCAATATTGGTCGGCCTTGCGCAGTCGACGCTGATCCTGCTGGTGGCCCTGTTCTGGTTCGGCATTCCGATGGCGGGCTCGCTGGCCACGCTCTATACCGGGCTGGTTTTCTTCACCGTGGCCAGCGTGGGCATCGGCCTCTCGATCTCGGCGGTGTCGGCCAACATGCAGCAGGCCATGCTCTACACCTTCGTGCTGCTGATGCCGATGATGCTGTTGTCGGGCCTGACCACCCCGGTGCGCAACATGCCGCACGTCCTGCAGGTGATCACCATGGCCAACCCACTGCGCTTTGCGATCGACCTGGTGCAGCGCGTGTACCTCGAGGGCGTGGGCCTGGCCACGGTGTGGCACAACCTGATTCCGCTGTCGATCATCGCCATCGTCACGCTGCCGCTGGCGGCCTGGCTGTTTCGCCATCGTCTGGTCTGA
- a CDS encoding efflux transporter outer membrane subunit, producing the protein MSAPRTLFSCSALALLLAGCAVGPDHRPAEPQAPADWAAWHGGSAALLGTERTAAPTAVASGDWKAFDDPLLDRLQALALTANHDLQTAALRFAQSRVQRTAAAAQQVPQLNASGSVNRQRQSETGAATRMIDALGSSVSNRDQLIRTLSEPYNLYQAGFDASWEIDLWGRVRRSIEAADADTGASAALLRQAQLSVQAEVARNYFELRGAQRELRLARADIAAAAESLELVQARADGGLVTDLDPTRQRTQLAELRARIPMLLQQETQAMNQITLLTGAPPGTLNTELAPPADRAGDTLEALQAPSLPDLALGLPSDLARRRPDIAAAEAQLHAATARIGVAMADLYPRVTLGAGFGYESAGSERFGEWGSRQWHVGPSISLPIFDNGRRRSTVNLRELQQQEAAVAFQQAVLKAWHEIDSALGAYTAERQRHRELVERERNSRDALTLAHARYANGLTDFGVELDARRTLLQARRDQVQSTSRMAVAMVAVYKALGGTMPPAAAAAPG; encoded by the coding sequence ATGTCTGCACCGCGCACCCTCTTCTCCTGTTCCGCGCTCGCGCTTCTTCTGGCAGGCTGCGCAGTGGGTCCCGACCACCGGCCCGCGGAGCCGCAGGCACCCGCCGATTGGGCCGCATGGCACGGCGGCTCGGCGGCGCTGCTCGGCACCGAGCGGACAGCGGCGCCCACGGCCGTCGCATCGGGCGACTGGAAAGCCTTCGACGATCCGCTGCTCGATCGCCTGCAGGCACTCGCGCTAACGGCCAATCACGATCTGCAGACCGCCGCCCTGCGTTTTGCGCAAAGCCGCGTCCAGCGGACCGCGGCGGCGGCGCAGCAGGTGCCGCAGCTCAACGCCAGCGGCAGCGTCAACCGGCAGCGCCAGAGCGAGACCGGCGCCGCTACGCGGATGATCGATGCGCTCGGTTCGTCGGTGTCCAACCGCGACCAGCTGATCCGCACGCTCAGCGAGCCCTACAACCTCTACCAGGCCGGCTTCGATGCGTCGTGGGAAATCGACCTGTGGGGCCGCGTGCGGCGCAGCATCGAGGCCGCCGATGCGGATACCGGCGCATCGGCCGCGCTGCTGCGGCAGGCGCAGCTCAGCGTGCAGGCCGAGGTGGCGCGCAACTACTTCGAGTTGCGCGGTGCGCAGCGCGAACTGCGGCTCGCGCGCGCCGACATCGCGGCGGCGGCCGAGTCGCTCGAGCTGGTGCAGGCGCGCGCCGACGGCGGCTTGGTCACCGACCTGGATCCGACGCGCCAGCGCACGCAACTGGCCGAGCTGCGGGCGCGCATTCCGATGCTGCTGCAGCAGGAGACCCAGGCCATGAACCAGATCACGCTGCTGACCGGTGCGCCGCCCGGTACGCTGAACACCGAGCTCGCACCACCTGCCGACCGTGCGGGCGACACGCTCGAAGCGCTGCAGGCGCCATCGTTGCCCGACCTCGCACTGGGCCTGCCTTCCGACCTGGCGCGCCGGCGCCCCGACATCGCGGCGGCGGAAGCGCAGCTGCATGCCGCCACGGCACGCATCGGTGTGGCCATGGCGGACCTCTATCCGCGCGTGACGCTGGGCGCGGGCTTCGGCTACGAATCGGCGGGCAGCGAGCGCTTTGGCGAATGGGGCAGCCGGCAATGGCATGTCGGCCCTTCCATCAGCCTGCCCATCTTCGACAACGGCCGGCGCCGGAGCACGGTGAACCTGCGCGAGCTTCAGCAGCAGGAAGCGGCGGTGGCCTTCCAGCAGGCCGTGCTCAAGGCATGGCACGAGATCGATTCGGCGCTGGGCGCCTACACCGCCGAGCGCCAGCGCCACCGGGAACTGGTCGAGCGCGAGCGCAACAGCCGCGACGCGCTCACGCTCGCGCATGCGCGCTATGCCAACGGCCTCACGGACTTCGGCGTCGAACTCGACGCCCGCCGCACGCTGCTGCAGGCCCGGCGCGACCAGGTTCAGAGCACGAGCCGCATGGCGGTCGCCATGGTGGCGGTCTACAAGGCGCTCGGCGGCACCATGCCGCCCGCCGCCGCAGCGGCTCCGGGCTAG
- a CDS encoding ROK family protein has protein sequence MKKKTHLLPGPDVHGLRELPGLRVEGYSLQLRDKDGFVGDQASQTAFRELLERWRKRRRKTGSDPLGREHSRDLSKEQLDRVLHKTSAAGDLMHGAIEEFAKELAFVIQRFTRQPSWKKVERIVVGGGFTESDVGERAILQTAAILEDMGVHVQLGRLSHEVDDGGLIGWVHLTPPAMLKKHDAILAVDIGGTNVRCGIVKTRRRKAPDLSRAKVVRLEKWRHADDDPNRTDMVERIAAMLEDMVRYCERRKIRLAPFIGIACPGLIRKDGSIERGTQNLPGDWESRAFHLPSALWRRMPMIGSGPTLILMHNDAVVQGLSELPLMRDVCHWGVLTIGTGLGNASFTNT, from the coding sequence ATGAAGAAGAAAACCCACCTCCTGCCCGGCCCCGACGTGCACGGCCTGCGCGAGCTCCCGGGCCTCAGGGTGGAGGGCTACAGCCTGCAGCTGCGCGACAAGGACGGCTTCGTCGGCGACCAGGCCAGCCAGACCGCCTTCAGGGAGTTGCTCGAACGCTGGCGCAAGCGCCGCCGCAAGACCGGCAGCGATCCCTTGGGGCGGGAGCACTCGCGCGACCTCAGCAAGGAGCAGCTCGACCGCGTGCTCCACAAGACCTCGGCCGCCGGCGATCTGATGCATGGCGCCATCGAGGAATTCGCCAAAGAATTGGCCTTCGTGATCCAGCGCTTCACGCGCCAGCCTTCATGGAAGAAGGTGGAGCGCATCGTGGTGGGCGGCGGCTTCACCGAAAGCGACGTGGGCGAGCGCGCCATCCTGCAGACCGCGGCCATCCTGGAAGACATGGGCGTGCACGTACAGCTCGGGCGGCTGTCGCACGAGGTCGACGACGGCGGCCTGATAGGCTGGGTGCACCTGACCCCGCCGGCCATGCTGAAGAAGCACGACGCCATCCTGGCCGTGGACATCGGCGGCACCAACGTGCGCTGCGGCATCGTGAAGACGCGCCGGCGCAAGGCGCCCGACCTGTCGCGTGCCAAGGTGGTGCGGCTGGAGAAGTGGCGCCATGCGGACGACGACCCGAACCGCACCGACATGGTCGAGCGCATCGCGGCCATGCTCGAGGACATGGTTCGCTATTGCGAGCGCAGGAAAATCAGGCTTGCGCCTTTCATCGGCATTGCCTGCCCGGGGTTGATTCGCAAGGACGGCTCGATCGAGCGCGGCACGCAAAACCTGCCGGGCGATTGGGAAAGCCGCGCGTTCCACCTGCCCAGCGCACTGTGGCGCCGCATGCCGATGATCGGCTCCGGCCCCACGCTGATCCTGATGCACAACGACGCGGTGGTGCAGGGGCTGAGCGAGCTGCCCTTGATGCGCGACGTCTGCCATTGGGGCGTGCTGACCATCGGCACCGGCCTTGGCAACGCGAGCTTCACCAATACCTAG